In one window of Episyrphus balteatus chromosome 3, idEpiBalt1.1, whole genome shotgun sequence DNA:
- the LOC129914300 gene encoding V-type proton ATPase subunit E gives MALSDADVQKQIKHMMAFIEQEANEKAEEIDAKAEEEFNIEKGRLVQQQRLKIMEYYEKKEKQVELQKKIQSSNMLNQARLKVLKVREDHVRSVLDEARRRLGEVTKNPTEYRVVLQKLIVQALYQTMEAKVILRCRQVDLALVNEVLPPSVEQYKANIGKDVVISVDTENFLPPDTCGGVELIALNGRVKVPNTLESRLELISQQLVPEIRNALFGTNPNRKFTD, from the exons ATTAAGCATATGATGGCCTTCATTGAGCAAGAAGCTAATGAAAAAGCCGAAGAAATCGATGCAAAGGCCGAGGAAGAATTTAACATCGAAAAAGGACGTTTGGTCCAACAACAACGTCTTAAGATCATGGAATACTATGAAAAGAAAGAGAAACAAGTTGAACTTCAAAAGAAGATTCAATCTTCCAACATGCTGAACCAAGCTCGTCTTAAG GTTCTTAAAGTCCGAGAAGACCATGTTCGCAGTGTATTGGACGAAGCACGTCGCCGCTTAGGTGAAGTCACAAAAAATCCTACAGAATACAGGGTTGTTCTCCAAAAACTCATTGTTCAGGCTTTATACCAGACCATGGAAGCTAAAGTCATCTTGCGTTGCCGTCAAGTTGATCTAGCTTTGGTCAATGAAGTATTACCACCTTCTGTAGAACAATACAAGGCCAACATTGGAAAGGATGTTGTTATTTCGGTTGATACTGAAAACTTTTTGCCACCTGATACATGTGGAGGAGTAGAATTGATTGCTTTGAATGGAAGGGTTAAG GTACCAAATACTTTGGAATCTAGGTTGGAATTGATTTCCCAGCAACTTGTTCCAGAAATTCGTAATGCACTGTTTGGTACAAATCCCAACCGTAAATTCACagattaa